One genomic segment of Tripterygium wilfordii isolate XIE 37 chromosome 9, ASM1340144v1, whole genome shotgun sequence includes these proteins:
- the LOC120006188 gene encoding endonuclease 4-like, with product MDGSWHCWILGVILLLQLFPDSQAWGDAGHYAVCKIAEEYLTKDARVAVNALLPVSAEGHLANVCSWPDDIRRTDRSYSWSTALHFVNPPDSTCNYDYSRDCHDSAGNKGRCVTGAIYNYTTQLTSPNAVLKYNLTEALMFLSHFIGDIHQPLHVGFVGDLGGNRIVVNWYDTKTNLHRVWDDKIIDSALEKFYNSDVETMIQAIQKNITDNWSTSWAFCRSNQTVCPNLYASESISATCKYAYPNASAGSNLGDDYFYSRLPIVELRLAQGGVRLAAVLNNIFASKAKIAQA from the exons ATGGATGGGTCATGGCATTGCTGGATTTTGGGAGTCATTCTTCTTCTGCAATTGTTTCCTGACAGTCAGGCCTGGGGAGATGCGGGTCACTATGCTGTTTGCAAAATAGCGGAG GAATACCTGACCAAAGATGCTCGAGTTGCAGTGAACGCGTTGCTTCCTGTTTCTGCAGAGGGTCATCTTGCAAATGTATGCTCCTGGCCTGATGACATTCGACGAACTGACCGCTCTTACAGCTGGAGTACTGCTTTACACTTTGTTAACCCTCCGGATTCAACCTGTAACTATGATTACAGCA GAGACTGCCATGATTCTGCTGGAAATAAAGGTAGATGTGTAACTGGAGCAATTTATAACTATACCACGCAACTGACATCACCCAACGCAGTGTTGAAAT ACAATTTAACAGAAGCACTGATGTTCTTGTCTCATTTCATTGGCGATATCCATCAG CCTTTACATGTTGGTTTCGTCGGAGACTTAGGTGGAAATAGGATAGTAGTAAACTGGTACGATACCAAGACAAACCTTCACCGT GTATGGGATGACAAGATAATTGATTCTGCCCTGGAGAAATTTTATAACTCAGATGTTGAAACCATGATTCAAGCCATTCAAAAGAACATCACA GATAATTGGTCCACATCATGGGCATTCTGCAGATCTAATCAGACAGTTTGTCCAAATCT GTATGCATCTGAAAGCATCAGTGCAACATGCAAGTATGCATATCCTAACGCCAGTGCTGGAAGCAATCTTGGAG ATGATTACTTCTATTCTCGGCTTCCTATCGTCGAGTTGAGACTTGCACAAGGCGGGGTTCGGCTGGCTGCTGTCCTGAACAACATTTTTGCTTCCAAAGCAAAAATTGCTCAAGCATGA
- the LOC120005580 gene encoding histidine biosynthesis bifunctional protein hisIE, chloroplastic isoform X3 produces MQGFINRDALATTISSRKATFYSRSRSTLWTKGETSSNFINILDIFIDCDRDSIIYLGKPDGPTCHTGAETCYYTSVFDQLNDQQLQQVEENKLARTTLYSLESTIAQRKAEVAAPRDGKSSWTKRLLVEHNLLCSKIREEADELCRTLEENEDNSRTASEMGDVLYHAMVLLAVKDVKIEDVLEVLRRRFSRSGIEEKRSRKAQG; encoded by the exons ATGCAAGGCTTTATCAATAGGGATGCGCTAGCTACTACCATTTCCTCTCGGAAGGCAACATTCTACAGTCGGTCACGGTCGACATTGTGGACCAAGGGAGAAACCTCCAGTAATTTCATCAACATTCTTGATATATTTATTGACTGTGACCGTGACTCT ATAATATACCTTGGAAAACCTGATGGACCAACCTGCCACACGGGGGCGGAAACTTGCTATTACACCTCGGTCTTTGATCAACTAAATGATCAACAG CTACAGCAGGTTGAAGAAAACAAGTTGGCTCGAACAACTTTGTACTCGTTAGAATCTACCATTGCCCAGCGCAAAGCAGAAGTAGCTGCACCACGAGATGGAAAGTCATCGTGGACTAAACGTTTATTGGTTGAACACAACTTGTTGTGCTCGAAAATCAG GGAAGAAGCAGATGAATTATGTCGAACACTGGaggaaaatgaagataattCTCGCACTGCTTCAGAGATGGGAGATGTACTCTATCATGCCATGGTTTTGTTGGCAGTCAAAGATGTAAAAATAGAAGACGTTCTTGAAGTTCTTCGTCGGAGATTTTCTCGGTCTGGCATCGAGGAAAAGAGAAGTCGCAAGGCACAAGGGTAG
- the LOC120006115 gene encoding quinone oxidoreductase PIG3-like isoform X1 has translation MKAIVITEPGGPEVLQLQEVEDPQIKDDEVLIKVEATALNHADIYQRQGSYLPPKGASPYPGLECSGTIISVGKNVSRWKVGDEVCALLSGGGYAEKVAAPAGQVILAPAGVALKDAAAFPEVACTVWSTVFMTSRLSAGETFLVHGGSSGIGTFAIQIAKYYGVKVFVTAGNEEKLEFCKNLGADVCINYKTEDFVARVKEETGGKGVDVILDSIGASYFKRNIDSLNLDGRLFLLGFMEGSVVEVDLKSLFAKRGTVQAAGLRSRSPENKAVIVSNVEKNVWPAITAGNVRPVIDKYFPLSEAAEAHRLMESSKHIGKIVLLA, from the exons ATGAAGGCCATAGTGATAACAGAACCGGGAGGACCTGAAGTATTGCAACTTCAAGAAGTCGAAGACCCTCAAATCAAAGACGATGAAGTGTTAATCAAGGTGGAAGCCACGGCCCTGAACCATGCCGACATCTATCAGCGTCAGGGTTCGTACCTGCCACCCAAAGGCGCCAGTCCATACCCTGGTCTCGAGTGCTCAGGCACCATTATTTCTGTCGGCAAGAACGTCTCCCGATGGAAAGTCGGTGATGAG GTTTGTGCCCTTCTGAGTGGAGGTGGGTATGCTGAGAAAGTGGCCGCGCCGGCTGGGCAGGTGATTCTGGCTCCGGCTGGTGTGGCTTTGAAGGACGCTGCTGCTTTTCCTGAAGTGGCATGTACTGTTTGGTCCACTGTTTTCATGACCAGTCGGCTCTCTGCAGGGGAGACGTTCTTG GTTCATGGGGGCTCTAGTGGAATTGGAACATTTGCGATTCAGATTGCTAAATACTATGGGGTGAAGGTCTTTGTAACAGCAG GTAATGAGGAAAAAttggaattttgtaaaaatctTGGAGCTGATGTGTGCATCAATTACAAGACAGAGGACTTTGTTGCTAGGGTAAAGGAAGAAACGGGTGGAAAAG gTGTTGATGTTATCTTGGATTCTATTGGAGCATCCTACTTTAAAAGAAACATTGATAGCTTGAATCTCGATGGAAGGCTTTTTCTACTCGGATTCATGGAGGGATCCGTTGTAGAAGTAGATCTCAAGTCTTTGTTTGCTAAGCGTGGCACAGTGCAAG CTGCTGGTTTGCGATCCAGAAGTCCAGAAAACAAAGCAGTAATTGTCAGCAATGTGGAGAAGAATGTCTGGCCTGCCATAACAGCAGGGAACGTAAGACCTGTGATAGACAAGTATTTTCCATTATCTGAAGCAGCTGAGGCACACAGGCTCATGGAAAGTAGCAAGCACATTGGGAAGATAGTGCTTCTTGCATGA
- the LOC120005580 gene encoding histidine biosynthesis bifunctional protein hisIE, chloroplastic isoform X2 codes for MAASSLHCFQLVKFPSGSRPFFPAGSYGGCRIKNKSCHLVFASAKKTDQCLFTDSKTLLDSVKWDEKGLAVAIAQNVDTGDILMQGFINRDALATTISSRKATFYSRSRSTLWTKGETSSNFINILDIFIDCDRDSIIYLGKPDGPTCHTGAETCYYTSVFDQLNDQQLQQVEENKLARTTLYSLESTIAQRKAEVAAPRDGKSSWTKRLLVEHNLLCSKIREEADELCRTLEENEDNSRTASEMGDVLYHAMVLLAVKDVKIEDVLEVLRRRFSRSGIEEKRSRKAQG; via the exons ATGGCGGCTTCATCCCTTCACTGTTTTCAACTTGTCAAATTTCCCTCTGGAAGCCGCCCCTTCTTTCCCGCTGGTTCATATGGCGGATGcagaataaaaaataagagTTGCCATCTAGTTTTTGCTTCCGCAAAGAAGACAGATCAATGTCTCTTTACTGACTCAAAG ACATTATTAGATAGTGTAAAATGGGATGAGAAAGGATTGGCGGTGGCTATAGCTCAAAATGTTGACACTGGAGATATACTAATGCAAGGCTTTATCAATAGGGATGCGCTAGCTACTACCATTTCCTCTCGGAAGGCAACATTCTACAGTCGGTCACGGTCGACATTGTGGACCAAGGGAGAAACCTCCAGTAATTTCATCAACATTCTTGATATATTTATTGACTGTGACCGTGACTCT ATAATATACCTTGGAAAACCTGATGGACCAACCTGCCACACGGGGGCGGAAACTTGCTATTACACCTCGGTCTTTGATCAACTAAATGATCAACAG CTACAGCAGGTTGAAGAAAACAAGTTGGCTCGAACAACTTTGTACTCGTTAGAATCTACCATTGCCCAGCGCAAAGCAGAAGTAGCTGCACCACGAGATGGAAAGTCATCGTGGACTAAACGTTTATTGGTTGAACACAACTTGTTGTGCTCGAAAATCAG GGAAGAAGCAGATGAATTATGTCGAACACTGGaggaaaatgaagataattCTCGCACTGCTTCAGAGATGGGAGATGTACTCTATCATGCCATGGTTTTGTTGGCAGTCAAAGATGTAAAAATAGAAGACGTTCTTGAAGTTCTTCGTCGGAGATTTTCTCGGTCTGGCATCGAGGAAAAGAGAAGTCGCAAGGCACAAGGGTAG
- the LOC120005580 gene encoding histidine biosynthesis bifunctional protein hisIE, chloroplastic isoform X1 has product MAASSLHCFQLVKFPSGSRPFFPAGSYGGCRIKNKSCHLVFASAKKTDQCLFTDSKVQTLLDSVKWDEKGLAVAIAQNVDTGDILMQGFINRDALATTISSRKATFYSRSRSTLWTKGETSSNFINILDIFIDCDRDSIIYLGKPDGPTCHTGAETCYYTSVFDQLNDQQLQQVEENKLARTTLYSLESTIAQRKAEVAAPRDGKSSWTKRLLVEHNLLCSKIREEADELCRTLEENEDNSRTASEMGDVLYHAMVLLAVKDVKIEDVLEVLRRRFSRSGIEEKRSRKAQG; this is encoded by the exons ATGGCGGCTTCATCCCTTCACTGTTTTCAACTTGTCAAATTTCCCTCTGGAAGCCGCCCCTTCTTTCCCGCTGGTTCATATGGCGGATGcagaataaaaaataagagTTGCCATCTAGTTTTTGCTTCCGCAAAGAAGACAGATCAATGTCTCTTTACTGACTCAAAG GTTCAGACATTATTAGATAGTGTAAAATGGGATGAGAAAGGATTGGCGGTGGCTATAGCTCAAAATGTTGACACTGGAGATATACTAATGCAAGGCTTTATCAATAGGGATGCGCTAGCTACTACCATTTCCTCTCGGAAGGCAACATTCTACAGTCGGTCACGGTCGACATTGTGGACCAAGGGAGAAACCTCCAGTAATTTCATCAACATTCTTGATATATTTATTGACTGTGACCGTGACTCT ATAATATACCTTGGAAAACCTGATGGACCAACCTGCCACACGGGGGCGGAAACTTGCTATTACACCTCGGTCTTTGATCAACTAAATGATCAACAG CTACAGCAGGTTGAAGAAAACAAGTTGGCTCGAACAACTTTGTACTCGTTAGAATCTACCATTGCCCAGCGCAAAGCAGAAGTAGCTGCACCACGAGATGGAAAGTCATCGTGGACTAAACGTTTATTGGTTGAACACAACTTGTTGTGCTCGAAAATCAG GGAAGAAGCAGATGAATTATGTCGAACACTGGaggaaaatgaagataattCTCGCACTGCTTCAGAGATGGGAGATGTACTCTATCATGCCATGGTTTTGTTGGCAGTCAAAGATGTAAAAATAGAAGACGTTCTTGAAGTTCTTCGTCGGAGATTTTCTCGGTCTGGCATCGAGGAAAAGAGAAGTCGCAAGGCACAAGGGTAG
- the LOC120006187 gene encoding endonuclease 4-like, with protein MVWSWKWCWRVLFLLQLVPGILSWGKQGHYTICKIAEEYLTEDALVAVKELLPDSAEGDLAAVCSWADEIRFHYHWSSALHYADTPDFLCNYKYCRDCHDSSRFRRKDRCVTGAIHNYTMQLTSVFRDSKSELNYNLTEALMFLSHFIGDVHQPLHVGFTGDEGGNTIILHWFRRKANLHHVWDTLVIDSALKTFYEKDLAIMIQAIQRNITNDWWSDMSTWPYCGNNETVCPNQYASESISLACKFAYRNATAGSTLEDDYFLSRLPIVSKRLAQAGVRLAAILNNIFVSQTKIAQA; from the exons ATGGTTTGGTCATGGAAATGGTGTTGGAGAGTATTATTTCTTCTGCAATTAGTTCCTGGAATTCTTAGTTGGGGAAAGCAGGGTCACTATACTATTTGCAAAATAGCAGAG GAGTATCTGACTGAAGATGCTCTAGTTGCAGTGAAAGAGTTGCTTCCAGATTCAGCTGAAGGTGATCTTGCAGCTGTATGCTCTTGGGCTGATGAGATTCGCTTCCACTACCACTGGAGTAGTGCTTTACATTACGCGGACACTCCTGATTTCTTGTGTAATTATAAATATTGCA gAGACTGCCATGACTCTTCCCGTTTCAGACGTAAAGACAGATGTGTGACCGGAGCAATTCACAACTATACAATGCAACTCACATCGGTTTTTCGTGACTCAAAGTCAGAGTTGAATT ATAATTTGACAGAAGCACTGATGTTCTTATCACATTTTATTGGAGATGTTCACCAG CCTCTACATGTTGGTTTCACTGGAGATGAAGGTGGAAACACTATAATACTTCATTGGTTCCGTAGGAAGGCAAATCTACATCAT GTATGGGATACCCTGGTCATTGATTCTGCCCTGAAGACATTCTATGAGAAGGATCTTGCAATCATGATTCAAGCCATTCAAAGGAATATTACA AATGATTGGTGGAGTGATATGTCAACATGGCCATATTGTGGAAATAATGAGACCGTTTGTCCAAATCA GTATGCATCCGAAAGCATTAGTTTGGCCTGCAAGTTTGCTTACAGAAATGCCACAGCTGGTAGCACTCTAGAAG ATGATTACTTCCTCTCTCGGTTGCCTATTGTATCGAAGAGACTTGCGCAAGCTGGGGTTCGGTTGGCTGCCATCCTCAACAATATTTTCGTTTCTCAGACAAAAATTGCTCAAGCATGA
- the LOC120006115 gene encoding quinone oxidoreductase PIG3-like isoform X2, protein MKAIVITEPGGPEVLQLQEVEDPQIKDDEVLIKVEATALNHADIYQRQGSYLPPKGASPYPGLECSGTIISVGKNVSRWKVGDEVCALLSGGGYAEKVAAPAGQVILAPAGVALKDAAAFPEVACTVWSTVFMTSRLSAGETFLVHGGSSGIGTFAIQIAKYYGVKVFVTAGVDVILDSIGASYFKRNIDSLNLDGRLFLLGFMEGSVVEVDLKSLFAKRGTVQAAGLRSRSPENKAVIVSNVEKNVWPAITAGNVRPVIDKYFPLSEAAEAHRLMESSKHIGKIVLLA, encoded by the exons ATGAAGGCCATAGTGATAACAGAACCGGGAGGACCTGAAGTATTGCAACTTCAAGAAGTCGAAGACCCTCAAATCAAAGACGATGAAGTGTTAATCAAGGTGGAAGCCACGGCCCTGAACCATGCCGACATCTATCAGCGTCAGGGTTCGTACCTGCCACCCAAAGGCGCCAGTCCATACCCTGGTCTCGAGTGCTCAGGCACCATTATTTCTGTCGGCAAGAACGTCTCCCGATGGAAAGTCGGTGATGAG GTTTGTGCCCTTCTGAGTGGAGGTGGGTATGCTGAGAAAGTGGCCGCGCCGGCTGGGCAGGTGATTCTGGCTCCGGCTGGTGTGGCTTTGAAGGACGCTGCTGCTTTTCCTGAAGTGGCATGTACTGTTTGGTCCACTGTTTTCATGACCAGTCGGCTCTCTGCAGGGGAGACGTTCTTG GTTCATGGGGGCTCTAGTGGAATTGGAACATTTGCGATTCAGATTGCTAAATACTATGGGGTGAAGGTCTTTGTAACAGCAG gTGTTGATGTTATCTTGGATTCTATTGGAGCATCCTACTTTAAAAGAAACATTGATAGCTTGAATCTCGATGGAAGGCTTTTTCTACTCGGATTCATGGAGGGATCCGTTGTAGAAGTAGATCTCAAGTCTTTGTTTGCTAAGCGTGGCACAGTGCAAG CTGCTGGTTTGCGATCCAGAAGTCCAGAAAACAAAGCAGTAATTGTCAGCAATGTGGAGAAGAATGTCTGGCCTGCCATAACAGCAGGGAACGTAAGACCTGTGATAGACAAGTATTTTCCATTATCTGAAGCAGCTGAGGCACACAGGCTCATGGAAAGTAGCAAGCACATTGGGAAGATAGTGCTTCTTGCATGA
- the LOC120006186 gene encoding endonuclease 1, whose protein sequence is MMGRRLTFSSLGFVLFIFLTFILVPKARGWSKEGHIMTCRIAQNLLEPEAAEAVENLLPHNLKGDLSALCIWPDQIRHWYKYRWTSPLHFIDTPDNACTFDYSRDCHDQHGLKNMCVAGAISNFTSQLLHYREGTADRRYNLTEALLFLSHFMGDVHQPMHVGFTSDEGGNTIELRWFRHKSNLHHVWDREIILTTLADYYEKDVDLLQKDIEGNFTDGIWFDDLASWKECDDLLSCANKYAVESINMACKWGYKGVESGETLSDEYFDSRMPIIMKRIAQGGVRLAMYLNQIFGNPKEGFSSPT, encoded by the exons ATGATGGGCAGGAGATTgacattttcttctcttgggtTTGTTCTGTTTATATTCTTGACTTTCATTTTGGTGCCAAAAGCTAGGGGATGGAGCAAAGAGGGGCATATCATGACTTGTCGGATAGCACAG AATCTCTTGGAGCCTGAGGCTGCAGAAGCTGTTGAAAACTTGCTGCCTCACAATCTAAAAGGGGACTTGTCTGCCCTTTGTATATGGCCTGACCAAATCCGGCATTGGTACAAATATCGGTGGACTAGCCCGCTGCACTTCATCGACACTCCTGACAATGCTTGCACCTTTGATTACTCAA GGGATTGCCATGATCAGCATGGTTTGAAGAACATGTGTGTTGCAGGTGCCATTTCAAATTTTACTTCCCAGCTACTGCATTACAGGGAGGGAACTGCTGATCGCCGAT ATAATTTGACTGAAGCCTTGTTATTCTTGTCACACTTCATGGGAGATGTTCATCAG CCAATGCATGTCGGATTCACAAGCGACGAAGGAGGAAACACCATTGAATTACGCTGGTTTAGGCACAAATCTAACCTCCACCAT GTATGGGATAGAGAGATTATTCTGACAACTCTAGCAGATTACTATGAGAAGGACGTTGATCTTCTCCAGAAAGACATAGAAGGCAACTTCACTGAT GGAATCTGGTTTGATGATTTAGCATCATGGAAAGAATGTGATGATCTCCTTTCTTGTGCAAACAA GTATGCTGTAGAGAGCATAAACATGGCTTGTAAATGGGGATACAAAGGTGTAGAGTCTGGTGAGACTTTATCAGATGAGTACTTTGATTCAAGGATGCCGATTATCATGAAACGGATCGCTCAAGGTGGTGTTCGGTTAGCCATGTACCTTAACCAGATTTTTGGGAACCCAAAAGAAGGCTTTTCATCACCAACTTAA
- the LOC120006314 gene encoding 40S ribosomal protein S27-2, with product MVLQNDIDLLNPPAELEKKKHKLKRLVQSPNSFFMDVKCQGCFNITTVFSHSQTVVVCGNCQTVLCQPTGGRARLTEGCSFRRKGD from the exons ATG GTTCTCCAAAACGATATTGATTTGCTTAACCCACCAGCCGAGCTGGAGAAGAAAAAGCACAAGCTCAAGCGCCTCGTGCAGTCCCCTAACTCATTTTTCATG GATGTCAAGTGCCAGGGTTGCTTCAACAT AACCACCGTGTTCAGCCACTCCCAAACTGTTGTGGTGTGTGGGAACTGCCAGACTGTTTTGTGCCAGCCTACTGGTGGCCGTGCTCGGCTTACTGAAGGGTGCTCCTTCAGGAGAAAAGGAGATTGA
- the LOC120006114 gene encoding quinone oxidoreductase PIG3-like gives MKAIVITTPGGPEVLQLQEVEDPQIKDDEVLIKVEATALNGADVYQRKGSYPLPKGTSPYPGLECSGTVISVGKNVARWKVGDEVCALLSGGGYAEKVAVPAGQVLPVPDGVSLKDAAGLPEVACTVWSTVFMTSRLSAGETFLIHGGSSGIGTFAIQIAKYYGVKVFVTAGTEEKLEFCKNLGADVCINYKTEDFVARVKEETGGKGVDVILDSIGASYLRRNIDSLNLDGRIFLLGFMGGSVVELDLKPLFAKRGTVQAAGLLSRSPENKAVIVSDVEKNVWPAITSGKVRPVISKYLPLSEAAEAHRLMESSKHIGKIVLLA, from the exons ATGAAGGCTATAGTGATAACCACTCCGGGTGGACCTGAAGTCCTGCAACTTCAAGAAGTCGAAGATCCTCAAATCAAAGACGATGAAGTGCTAATCAAGGTAGAAGCCACGGCCCTGAACGGGGCCGACGTCTATCAGCGAAAGGGTTCGTACCCGCTACCCAAGGGCACCAGTCCTTACCCTGGTCTTGAGTGCTCAGGCACCGTTATTTCTGTCGGCAAGAACGTCGCCCGATGGAAAGTCGGTGATGAG GTTTGTGCCCTTCTGAGTGGAGGTGGGTATGCTGAGAAAGTGGCTGTGCCGGCTGGGCAGGTGCTTCCGGTTCCGGATGGCGTGTCTTTGAAGGATGCCGCTGGTTTGCCTGAAGTGGCATGTACTGTTTGGTCCACTGTTTTCATGACCAGTCGGCTCTCTGCAGGGGAGACGTTCTTG ATTCATGGGGGCTCTAGTGGAATTGGAACATTCGCTATTCAGATTGCTAAATACTATGGGGTGAAGGTCTTTGTAACAGCAG GTACTGAGGAAAAATTAGAATTTTGTAAAAATCTTGGAGCTGATGTGTGCATCAATTACAAGACAGAGGACTTTGTTGCTAGGGTAAAGGAAGAAACGGGTGGGAAAG gTGTTGATGTTATCTTGGATTCTATTGGAGCATCCTACTTGCGTAGAAACATTGATAGCTTGAATCTTGATGGAAGGATTTTTCTACTCGGATTCATGGGGGGATCAGTTGTAGAATTAGATCTCAAGCCTTTGTTTGCTAAGCGTGGCACAGTGCAAG CTGCTGGTTTGCTATCCCGGAGTCCGGAAAACAAAGCAGTTATTGTCAGCGATGTGGAGAAGAATGTTTGGCCTGCGATAACATCAGGCAAGGTAAGACCTGTGATATCCAAGTATCTTCCATTATCTGAAGCAGCTGAGGCACACAGGCTCATGGAAAGTAGCAAGCACATTGGGAAGATAGTGCTTCTTGCATGA